One genomic window of Diospyros lotus cultivar Yz01 chromosome 8, ASM1463336v1, whole genome shotgun sequence includes the following:
- the LOC127807891 gene encoding uncharacterized protein LOC127807891 codes for MATVLFPSSKIMLPPPPPTDHSYQNEANGEEQTYHHEKQISVDPISLKELTRSPPLVPPPPPFLKPTKFLSASLPGSTTSSPRRSSPKSKKKWKHQAQLVIDPLSRQHSAVLSRLAHLQQLNQIRRSKSCGEGRATAPCDDLDLWLFKNSNNIISLNDTSSNKKTTKKKMNMISSFGKTEHKKPPESGGDDIESSYDEKFKCGALCLFLPGFGTKLVKPKARDETEPPAHVISKRISLEKFECGSWTSSAIIMEADGVGDSGSNLFFDLPLELIREGVNDADSPVKAAFVFDDDKADRKGVLKTSTARKATSSTRHVHFSVSSPTSSSSLSPATSNPTSPASCITPRLRKAREEFNAFLEAQQSSI; via the coding sequence ATGGCGACGGTCCTTTTCCCATCTTCCAAAATAATgctgcctcctcctcctcctacaGATCATTCTTATCAAAACGAAGCAAACGGCGAAGAGCAAACCTACCACCATGAGAAGCAGATCTCGGTAGATCCAATTTCCTTGAAAGAACTAACGCGTTCTCCTCCTCTTGTTCCGCCGCCTCCGCCGTTCCTAAAACCCACCAAGTTCTTGAGTGCTAGCCTTCCCGGTTCTACCACCTCTTCGCCTCGACGCAGCAGCCCCAAGAGCAAGAAGAAATGGAAACACCAAGCCCAACTAGTCATTGATCCCCTCTCCCGCCAACACTCTGCTGTGCTCTCCCGCCTCGCTCACCTGCAACAACTAAATCAGATCCGGCGGAGTAAATCATGCGGCGAGGGCCGAGCAACCGCGCCTTGCGACGATCTCGATCTATGgttattcaaaaattcaaataatattattagccTCAACGACACCAGCAGCAACAAGAAGACgaccaagaagaagatgaatatgaTCAGCAGCTTCGGCAAGACCGAACATAAGAAGCCGCCGGAGAGTGGCGGCGACGACATAGAATCTTCTTACGACGAGAAATTCAAATGCGGCGCTCTGTGCTTGTTCCTGCCTGGCTTCGGCACAAAGCTGGTGAAACCAAAAGCCAGGGATGAAACTGAACCGCCGGCTCATGTGATCTCGAAGAGAATCTCCCTCGAGAAATTCGAGTGCGGTTCGTGGACGTCGTCGGCGATTATAATGGAGGCCGACGGGGTTGGAGATTCGGGAAGCAATCTCTTCTTTGATCTTCCGTTGGAGCTGATCCGAGAAGGCGTGAACGATGCAGATTCGCCTGTCAAGGCGGCGTTCGTCTTCGACGATGACAAGGCGGATCGGAAGGGGGTTCTGAAGACAAGCACGGCGAGAAAAGCGACGTCGTCGACTCGGCATGTTCATTTCTCTGTTTCATCGCCGACTTCTTCGTCGTCGTTGTCTCCGGCAACATCGAACCCTACCTCTCCAGCTTCTTGCATCACTCCTCGATTGCGCAAAGCCAGGGAAGAGTTCAATGCCTTCTTGGAGGCACAACAATCCagtatttga
- the LOC127807892 gene encoding zinc transporter 1-like: MKSRGIIEFVLVLVVVVFVLFPAPATGECTCESESEDRNKSEALKYKLAAIASILVASAVGVSLPVLGRIVPALRPESNLFFVIKAFAAGVILSTGFIHVLPDAFESLTSPCLNENPWANFPFTGFVAMVAAIGTLMVDSFATSYYNKSHFVKPKPLTADGERELGEHTGHVHVHTHSTHGHAHGAAFDLQEDPNSENSSDLHRHRVISQVLELGIVVHSVIIGISLGASESPKTIKPLVAALTFHQFFEGMGLGGCISQAKFKSRAVMLMSIFFSLTTPIGIVIGFGISNIYLENSPTALIVEGVFNAASAGILIYMALVDLLAADFMNPKVQSNLKLHLANNVSLLLGAGCMSLLAKWA; this comes from the exons ATGAAGAGCAGGGGCATTATTGAGTTTGTCTTGGTTCTCGTTGTCGTCGTATTCGTTCTTTTTCCGGCGCCGGCAACCGGGGAGTGCACGTGTGAATCGGAGAGCGAGGATCGGAACAAGAGTGAGGCTCTCAAGTATAAACTGGCGGCGATAGCCTCCATTCTGGTTGCCAGCGCCGTCGGCGTGTCGTTGCCGGTCCTCGGGAGGATCGTCCCGGCTCTGCGGCCGGAGAGCAATCTGTTCTTCGTCATCAAGGCCTTCGCCGCGGGGGTCATTCTCTCCACTGGCTTCATCCACGTCCTCCCCGATGCGTTTGAAAGCTTAACGAGCCCTTGCCTCAATGAAAACCCCTGGGCCAATTTTCCGTTTACCGGGTTCGTCGCCATGGTCGCGGCCATTGGCACATTGATGGTCGACTCCTTTGCGACCAGCTATTACAACAAATCCCATTTTGTGAAGCCGAAGCCTCTGACGGCGGACGGGGAGAGGGAGCTGGGAGAGCATACAGGGCATGTCCACGTTCACACCCATTCCACCCACGGCCATGCCCATGGCGCCGCTTTCGACTTACAAGAAGACCCCAATTCCGAAAATTCCTCCGATCTTCACCGTCATCGCGTTATCTCACAG GTGCTGGAATTGGGGATTGTGGTTCATTCTGTGATAATTGGGATATCACTGGGCGCTTCTGAGAGTCCAAAGACGATCAAGCCTCTTGTTGCAGCGCTGACTTTCCACCAATTTTTCGAGGGCATGGGCCTCGGAGGCTGCATTTCCCAG GCCAAGTTCAAGAGTCGGGCAGTGATGCTGATGTCGATCTTCTTCTCCCTGACGACGCCGATTGGGATCGTGATTGGCTTCGGAATCTCCAATATTTACCTCGAGAACAGCCCGACGGCGCTGATTGTGGAGGGCGTCTTCAACGCCGCGTCGGCCGGAATCCTGATCTATATGGCACTGGTCGACCTGCTGGCTGCGGATTTCATGAACCCGAAAGTGCAGAGCAATCTCAAGCTCCACCTTGCCAACAATGTCTCGCTCCTTCTTGGGGCTGGTTGTATGTCGCTCTTGGCGAAGTGGGCTTGA